From the Gloeocapsa sp. PCC 73106 genome, one window contains:
- a CDS encoding ATP-binding protein, translating to MNQSLPGLEEQQGRLFEVGFNIGILAYFRREQIGQSWLDFYLQDLEQLKFQRILDRLVECSGVTSTTNKKIITQWSELTLLRGFLGGLNFIREYIQSLDWKRVTSITVVYYQCSFINENSINTHNKPDYEILPQFANLVKNLPKESLNNYIELYQKKGEFLQADTLIWLQYEGKYRLLVVDMSNFSVDATQGSADLEFVELIKRQLIQEINYLKSRSIFSRLQIDTGETEDLGYAFATGVKHYFAAFSEQNKNKESVKLIQAGSYAYSFYQFLLRQGMISAETELIINAIGYSNRGISALNVTQQNIELIKNCYEIYRHPSPKQEFKEARNKVFDLIKRQVDKSFDQGKQFVDSLLAVRDKSQQVITHQETLTDFANTAGTIDLELAQNLNLSPDLSLRDAHAKLITRALESQETYLFLTGNPGIGKTTAIVEFLNEHLDEGFLFLYISPRIQVNLDIIEKFKDKDKLRDRRLFCLTTNSHVLKDHGNFQYQNVVSYLAEAYPEEFTKKSVKFVKLEETKDTYFDHYSSIDRHTEDTLRIKKQPSRTVLGSISSAIYTLIEGEISNQIVATVSLQALKKTRNGDTLKNLETIFQGAYNSSRNEVIPQCMQEISRRIKHVFIMIDEITGSESGVEFLHGLKSFCHKYQLSDPRHGFNTKIIVADASIVDSKVIEQHLSNRTPEPDKIFFRKATSNPPALTQDTFTFLKQSARVINANSYPAQSLKISYKVLLDAKEFDPKSDRLKEDKNNLASNLERTILSDLDSLWEQPGQILLYIQNKQKLQTLLEKLEKQLGKTLERNEDYLEIKSNLSEQDKLDVHKYKSNPNLKLILMTSSGSRGLSFPYVKHILVDIPGFQVEQNLMEILQVIYRGRGDENIDKETKQLIFYLAQKVIYYPDSDLLELARQEAILNILNTLLLVKLSMLTRIKGSGNLGDQKLLIIPIGGKAITSTGVDFSNKLNNLLELLAQEHRLNPEKVILKSTREKLENILDRAKFSLGKTKQDLDYDSYLSRLPTFHEQFSLAINQGLDQLLDFGKLERSYLAGSLIIVPTENKRLSTNYLLSLIEILKTNSKELLTALYGIKNSLEYHNNLRYATGEAIDLIKEIDQETERSLQLVENSQYPDQYYAFPLFTLLNLPLLQEYLAQELAADDNFKNILECYINCLYPAYNLLPIGSKYEDFPFILFRSYSLEQRRQQVFSKQYLFNSSELNIVNLILSH from the coding sequence ATGAATCAATCTCTACCTGGATTAGAAGAACAACAGGGTCGACTCTTCGAAGTTGGCTTTAATATTGGTATCCTTGCTTACTTTCGTCGCGAACAAATTGGTCAAAGTTGGCTTGATTTCTACCTTCAGGACTTGGAACAACTGAAATTTCAGCGCATCTTAGACAGGTTAGTAGAGTGTTCTGGTGTGACTAGTACAACCAACAAAAAAATAATCACGCAATGGAGTGAGTTGACTTTGCTACGTGGTTTTTTGGGAGGATTAAACTTTATTCGAGAATACATCCAATCTCTAGACTGGAAAAGAGTTACATCTATAACTGTAGTTTACTATCAGTGTAGCTTTATTAACGAAAATAGCATAAATACACATAATAAACCCGATTATGAAATTTTACCTCAATTTGCCAATCTTGTCAAGAATTTGCCCAAAGAATCCCTGAATAACTATATTGAACTGTATCAAAAGAAGGGAGAATTTTTACAAGCAGACACCTTAATTTGGTTGCAATACGAAGGAAAATATCGTTTATTAGTAGTAGATATGTCCAACTTTTCCGTAGATGCTACTCAAGGCTCAGCCGATTTAGAATTTGTGGAATTGATTAAGAGACAATTAATTCAGGAAATCAATTATTTAAAGTCAAGAAGCATCTTTAGTCGTTTACAGATTGACACAGGAGAAACAGAAGATTTAGGCTACGCTTTTGCAACGGGGGTGAAGCACTATTTTGCCGCTTTTAGTGAACAGAATAAAAACAAAGAAAGCGTAAAACTAATTCAAGCGGGAAGTTACGCTTACAGCTTTTATCAGTTTCTTCTGCGTCAAGGGATGATTAGTGCAGAAACAGAATTAATTATCAATGCTATTGGCTACAGCAATCGGGGTATAAGCGCTTTAAACGTAACTCAGCAAAATATCGAGTTAATCAAAAACTGTTATGAAATTTATCGCCATCCATCTCCCAAACAAGAATTTAAAGAAGCTAGAAACAAGGTATTTGACCTAATTAAACGTCAAGTCGATAAAAGCTTTGATCAGGGGAAACAATTCGTAGACTCTTTACTCGCGGTGAGGGATAAAAGCCAACAAGTTATTACTCATCAAGAAACACTAACTGACTTTGCCAACACAGCAGGTACTATAGATCTTGAGTTGGCACAAAACTTGAATCTTAGCCCTGATTTATCTCTCCGAGACGCTCACGCTAAACTCATTACGCGAGCTTTGGAGAGTCAGGAAACCTATCTATTTTTAACGGGAAATCCAGGTATAGGTAAAACCACAGCCATTGTAGAATTTCTGAATGAGCATCTGGACGAAGGATTTCTTTTCCTCTATATTAGTCCGCGTATTCAAGTTAACCTAGACATCATCGAGAAATTTAAAGATAAAGATAAACTTCGCGATCGCCGTTTATTTTGTCTCACTACCAACAGTCACGTTTTAAAAGATCATGGAAATTTTCAATACCAAAATGTAGTTAGTTATTTAGCCGAAGCTTACCCCGAGGAATTTACGAAAAAATCCGTTAAATTCGTCAAGTTAGAGGAAACCAAAGACACCTACTTTGATCATTATTCCTCTATAGATCGTCACACCGAAGATACCCTGAGGATCAAAAAACAACCCTCAAGAACCGTATTAGGGAGTATCTCCAGCGCTATTTACACTTTAATCGAGGGGGAAATCTCCAACCAAATCGTGGCGACTGTTTCCTTACAAGCTTTAAAGAAAACTCGCAATGGAGATACCCTGAAAAATCTAGAAACTATTTTCCAAGGTGCTTATAATTCCAGTCGCAACGAAGTTATTCCCCAGTGTATGCAGGAGATATCCCGACGGATCAAACATGTATTTATTATGATTGATGAAATTACCGGAAGTGAAAGCGGGGTAGAATTTCTCCATGGCTTAAAAAGCTTTTGCCATAAGTATCAATTATCCGACCCTCGACATGGCTTTAATACTAAAATTATTGTCGCTGACGCTTCTATAGTAGATTCTAAAGTTATTGAACAACATCTCAGCAATAGAACTCCCGAACCAGATAAAATTTTCTTTAGAAAAGCCACATCTAATCCTCCTGCTTTGACTCAAGATACTTTTACATTTCTGAAACAATCAGCTAGAGTGATTAACGCTAATTCTTATCCAGCACAAAGCCTAAAGATTAGTTATAAGGTTTTGCTCGACGCTAAAGAGTTTGATCCTAAAAGCGATCGCTTAAAGGAAGATAAAAATAATTTAGCTAGCAATTTAGAACGAACTATTCTCAGCGATCTTGATTCTCTCTGGGAACAACCAGGACAAATCCTGCTCTATATTCAAAATAAGCAGAAACTGCAAACCCTGCTAGAAAAGCTAGAAAAACAACTCGGGAAAACTTTAGAAAGAAATGAAGACTATCTCGAAATTAAGTCTAATCTCTCTGAGCAAGATAAACTAGATGTACATAAGTATAAAAGCAACCCAAATTTAAAACTGATCTTAATGACGTCATCAGGAAGTAGAGGGCTTTCTTTTCCTTACGTTAAACATATTCTTGTAGATATACCAGGATTTCAAGTGGAGCAAAACCTGATGGAGATCCTTCAGGTAATTTATCGAGGTAGAGGAGACGAAAATATAGACAAGGAAACTAAGCAACTTATTTTTTATCTGGCCCAAAAAGTTATTTATTATCCCGACAGCGATCTACTAGAATTAGCTCGCCAAGAAGCTATTCTCAATATTCTCAATACCCTGCTCCTGGTTAAACTTTCCATGCTCACCCGCATTAAAGGTTCAGGAAATTTGGGAGACCAGAAGTTACTGATCATTCCTATAGGCGGTAAAGCGATTACCTCTACAGGTGTAGATTTTTCTAATAAACTTAACAACCTACTCGAATTACTAGCTCAAGAACATCGTCTTAATCCCGAGAAAGTTATTCTCAAATCTACCAGAGAAAAGCTCGAAAATATCTTAGATAGAGCCAAGTTTTCTCTAGGAAAAACAAAGCAAGATTTAGATTATGATTCTTATTTAAGTCGTCTCCCAACTTTTCACGAGCAATTCTCTCTCGCTATCAATCAGGGATTGGACCAACTGTTAGATTTTGGTAAACTAGAACGGAGTTATTTAGCTGGTAGTTTAATTATCGTTCCCACGGAAAATAAAAGACTAAGTACCAACTATCTACTCAGCTTAATAGAAATTCTCAAGACGAACTCCAAAGAGTTATTAACTGCTCTCTATGGTATTAAAAATAGTCTGGAATACCATAATAATTTGCGCTATGCCACTGGAGAAGCCATTGATTTAATCAAAGAAATTGACCAGGAAACCGAGAGAAGTTTACAATTGGTAGAAAATAGTCAATACCCGGACCAATACTACGCTTTTCCTCTCTTTACCCTGTTAAATTTGCCTCTACTGCAAGAATATTTAGCACAAGAGTTGGCAGCAGATGACAACTTTAAAAACATATTAGAATGTTATATAAATTGTCTTTA